From Marivirga harenae, one genomic window encodes:
- a CDS encoding DUF4221 family protein, producing the protein MKFKGLYLIFFIICSCSKLKEVENNTLDFSVLKSIEIPINADVQYEHSQIQLVGEDEFVGLDRNFSKLDFFSLKENKFLFSTQLESEGPNRIYPVSSFCYHNKDSIFLFSLDASSFQLINQEGEVMNSFRMVDNQYPSKLFNDITGSDSQFFPFSITQNGNFYIPFSYNNQSKELIINTVPNSYLDGFNDRKTFYSAPLISKFDFETLEFSQFSGRWPEIYDQKNAPNNPFNTFCLNTDTEDLLINFYNSSEVFSVKEDEFFNVESNSAKGDVTLFDIENKKGYSTEEELDAFNNDEGYVNLIYDKYQNVYYRIFKSSTHNSEENVHKMKANWFLIAFTPEFEVLGEVEFPASIYNFLHILPTQDGLLISKESAWSTENNEEKYEFDLVKINF; encoded by the coding sequence ATGAAATTTAAAGGTTTATATCTTATATTTTTTATTATTTGTTCATGTTCCAAATTAAAAGAAGTAGAAAATAATACATTAGACTTTTCAGTTTTAAAATCAATTGAAATACCGATAAATGCTGATGTACAATATGAACATAGTCAAATTCAGTTAGTAGGTGAGGATGAATTTGTAGGACTTGATCGTAATTTCAGCAAATTGGATTTCTTCAGTTTGAAAGAAAATAAGTTTCTCTTTTCAACTCAATTGGAAAGCGAGGGACCAAATAGAATTTATCCGGTAAGCTCATTTTGTTACCATAATAAGGACTCTATTTTTCTATTTTCGCTTGATGCTAGTTCATTTCAATTAATTAATCAGGAAGGTGAAGTGATGAATAGTTTTAGAATGGTAGATAATCAATATCCCTCTAAACTATTTAATGATATTACGGGTTCTGACAGTCAATTTTTCCCATTTTCTATAACACAAAATGGCAATTTCTATATTCCCTTTTCATATAATAATCAGAGTAAAGAATTAATTATCAATACTGTTCCAAATTCGTATCTAGATGGTTTCAATGATAGAAAAACCTTCTATAGTGCTCCATTGATTTCTAAATTCGATTTTGAAACTTTAGAGTTCAGTCAATTTTCCGGAAGATGGCCTGAAATTTATGATCAAAAGAATGCACCGAACAACCCATTCAATACTTTTTGCTTGAATACAGATACTGAGGATTTACTGATAAATTTTTATAATTCAAGTGAGGTTTTTAGTGTGAAAGAAGATGAGTTTTTCAATGTAGAAAGCAATAGTGCGAAAGGGGATGTTACCTTATTCGATATTGAAAATAAAAAAGGATATAGCACAGAGGAAGAATTAGATGCTTTTAATAATGACGAAGGTTATGTAAATCTTATTTATGATAAATATCAAAATGTTTATTACCGAATTTTTAAAAGTAGTACACATAATAGTGAAGAGAATGTTCATAAAATGAAAGCTAACTGGTTTCTTATAGCATTTACTCCCGAATTTGAAGTTTTAGGCGAGGTGGAATTTCCAGCTTCAATTTATAACTTCTTGCATATATTACCTACTCAGGATGGACTTTTGATTAGTAAAGAAAGTGCTTGGTCTACAGAAAATAATGAAGAAAAATATGAATTTGATTTGGTTAAGATTAATTTTTAG